The following proteins are co-located in the Leptotrichia trevisanii DSM 22070 genome:
- a CDS encoding type IV secretion system protein, with protein MAAANFQFDTALIEPIISMLDTGMTTLMVVILTLASSFAVLDLSFTAFFNWSENIGNTFVETIKKLVRYALTFGLIKMYKELLDMAYKLFSDIGNLFGEGLGSPLKVQSIWDKLWEELSKFLSIGLKFQDFWAILYFVLFIIGFVFLVFIISTITTAIIQFHIVGKLAIIYLSCLPLDVLSDIGRKTLGAIVGAGTQLMVAVALSSMGVKILKSYPIPENIGAENNEPHTIIVWLAVFITISFLIKNYQSIASLILYGQGGVNGSQLGYFTGNVVSAGGSAAGGVASLLGSAAVGGLGATIGAVAGGVSTGGAGAIAGMKTGAKIGSEVGKYPGNLTASAAENAGKAIKVMTMDFDPITSGRKVKNMVSDGIKKFMGNKKDDKKDTGENKSQETENTKNQNSQNSNKGNEENRSGNSDRTADTKEAEEKMRSDNSKTASNKDSQKQTNEGNKDTQKHSENIKSQETKDSNSETFAESEMRREKDSEE; from the coding sequence TTGGCAGCGGCAAATTTTCAATTTGATACGGCACTGATTGAACCAATAATCAGTATGCTTGATACAGGAATGACAACCTTAATGGTTGTAATATTGACACTCGCCTCATCATTTGCTGTGCTGGATTTATCATTTACAGCCTTCTTTAACTGGTCGGAAAATATCGGCAATACATTTGTCGAAACTATAAAAAAACTTGTAAGATATGCACTTACTTTTGGGCTTATAAAAATGTACAAGGAATTGCTGGATATGGCATACAAATTATTTTCCGATATAGGAAACTTATTTGGGGAAGGGCTTGGAAGTCCGTTAAAAGTGCAGAGTATTTGGGATAAGTTATGGGAGGAATTAAGCAAGTTTTTAAGTATAGGCTTAAAGTTTCAAGATTTTTGGGCTATCTTATACTTTGTTTTATTTATTATTGGATTCGTATTTTTAGTATTTATAATATCCACAATAACAACAGCCATAATACAGTTCCATATAGTTGGAAAACTGGCAATAATATATCTTTCCTGTTTACCGCTTGATGTTTTAAGTGATATAGGAAGAAAAACTCTAGGAGCAATAGTTGGAGCAGGAACTCAATTAATGGTTGCAGTTGCTTTGTCATCAATGGGAGTAAAAATATTAAAATCTTATCCCATTCCTGAAAATATAGGTGCAGAAAACAATGAGCCGCATACTATAATTGTATGGCTTGCAGTATTTATAACAATTTCATTTTTAATAAAGAATTATCAGAGCATAGCCTCATTAATTTTATATGGACAAGGCGGAGTAAATGGCTCACAGCTTGGATATTTTACTGGAAATGTTGTTAGTGCAGGAGGCTCAGCTGCAGGAGGAGTTGCATCTTTATTGGGAAGTGCGGCAGTTGGCGGGCTTGGAGCCACAATCGGTGCAGTTGCTGGCGGAGTGTCTACTGGAGGAGCAGGAGCAATAGCAGGCATGAAGACAGGAGCAAAAATAGGTTCTGAAGTTGGAAAATATCCTGGAAATCTGACTGCTTCGGCTGCTGAAAATGCAGGAAAGGCAATAAAAGTAATGACAATGGACTTTGATCCGATTACTTCAGGCAGAAAAGTAAAAAATATGGTCAGCGATGGAATTAAAAAATTTATGGGCAATAAAAAAGATGATAAGAAGGATACCGGAGAAAATAAATCACAGGAAACAGAAAACACTAAAAATCAAAATTCTCAAAATTCAAATAAAGGAAATGAAGAAAATAGATCAGGAAATTCGGATAGAACAGCCGATACAAAAGAGGCTGAAGAAAAGATGAGAAGTGATAACAGCAAGACAGCTTCGAATAAGGATTCTCAAAAACAGACAAATGAAGGAAATAAAGACACGCAAAAACATTCAGAAAATATAAAATCACAAGAAACTAAGGATAGTAACAGTGAGACTTTTGCAGAATCTGAAATGAGGAGAGAAAAGGACAGCGAGGAATAA